From the genome of Motacilla alba alba isolate MOTALB_02 chromosome 13, Motacilla_alba_V1.0_pri, whole genome shotgun sequence, one region includes:
- the LOC119706632 gene encoding ovoinhibitor-like isoform X1 has protein sequence MKVTGLLVRAALALCCCLGTAFGGQLDCSQYSSGITKDGRSWVACPRNLKPVCGTDGKTYSNDCGICLYNAEHSASVEKEHDGECDPKPVVVDCSNYRRAVVDDHVVVACPRIMKPVCGSDSFTYDNDCGICAYNAEHDTNVTKIHEGPCKESVAVDCTRYRTQTTKDGKTLVFCPRDLNPVCGTDGTTYDNECAICALNVEKRTHVGKRHSGQCREKTDELDCSKFPARKVKGGKDLVRCPRILRPVCGTDGFTYDNDCSICAHNVQHGTDVKKSHNGRCKEESTPVDCSTYLRGTKSGEAIGACPFILREICGTDGNTYSNDCALCAHNMEYGTQVAKKHDGRCIEEPPQLNCSQFRRTTLKDGRELMACTMIYDPVCGTDGVTYASECTLCAHNMEHRTNLGKRKNGPCEEDITRALCKDFKEVSPICTMEYMPHCGSDGKTYSNRCAFCNAYLESRTTLNIMSLAEC, from the exons ATGAAGGTGACAGGACTTTTGGTGAGGGCAGCTCTcgccctttgctgctgcttgg gtacTGCCTTTGGAGGTCAG CTTGACTGCAGCCAGTATTCCAGCGGCATTACCAAGGATGGGAGGTCCTGGGTGGCTTGCCCAAGGAACTTGAAACCAGTGTGTGGCACCGATGGCAAGACGTACAGCAACGACTGTGGGATCTGCCTCTACAACGC GGAGCACAGCGCCAGCGTGGAGAAGGAACATGATGGAGAATGTGACCCAAAACCTGTCGTG GTTGATTGCAGTAATTACCGTAGAGCTGTAGTAGATGATCACGTCGTGGTCGCATGCCCAAGGATAATGAAACCAGTCTGTGGCTCAGATAGCTTCACTTATGACAATGACTGTGGGATCTGTGCCTACAATGC agaACATGACACCAACGTTACCAAAATACATGAAGGGCCCTGCAAGGAATCTGTTGCT GTTGACTGCACCAGGTACCGAACACAAACCACCAAAGATGGAAAGACGTTGGTATTCTGTCCGAGGGACCTGAACCCCGTTTGTGGCACAGATGGCACCACCTACGACAACGAGTGCGCGATCTGCGCCCTCAACGT GGAGAAAAGGACCCATGTTGGCAAAAGGCACAGTGGACAATGCAGAGAGAAGACTGATGAG CTTGACTGCAGTAAATTCCCAGCCAGGAAGGTGAAGGGTGGCAAAGACCTGGTGCGGTGCCCCAGGATCCTGCGCCCCGTGTGTGGCACAGACGGGTTCACTTATGACAACGACTGCAGCATCTGTGCCCACAACGT ACAACACGGGACTGATGTTAAGAAAAGCCACAATGGAAGGTGCAAGGAGGAAAGCACTCCT GTTGACTGCAGCACGTACCTGAGGGGGACCAAATCCGGAGAGGCCATCGGAGCCTGTCCCTTCATCCTGCGCGAGATCTGCGGGACAGACGGCAACACCTACAGCAACGACTGCGCCCTGTGTGCCCACAACAT GGAATATGGAACCCAGGTTGCCAAGAAGCACGATGGAAGGTGCATAGAAGAGCCTCCCCAG CTGAACTGCAGCCAGTTCCGCAGGACCACGCTGAAGGATGGCAGGGAGCTGATGGCCTGCACCATGATCTACGACCCCGTGTGCGGCACCGACGGCGTCACCTACGCCAGCGAGTGCACCCTGTGTGCCCACAACAT ggAGCATCGGACCAACCTTGGCAAGAGAAAGAACGGACCCTGTGAAGAGGATATTACAAGG GCCCTTTGCAAGGACTTCAAAGAAGTCTCTCCTATCTGCACCATGGAATACATGCCCCACTGTGGCTCTGATGGCAAAACCTACAGCAACAGATGTGCTTTCTGCAATGCCTACCT GGAAAGCAGGACAACTCTCAACATCATGAGCTTGGCTGAATGCTAA
- the LOC119706632 gene encoding ovoinhibitor-like isoform X2 translates to MKVTGLLVRAALALCCCLGTAFGGQLDCSQYSSGITKDGRSWVACPRNLKPVCGTDGKTYSNDCGICLYNAEHSASVEKEHDGECDPKPVVVDCSNYRRAVVDDHVVVACPRIMKPVCGSDSFTYDNDCGICAYNAEHDTNVTKIHEGPCKESVAVDCTRYRTQTTKDGKTLVFCPRDLNPVCGTDGTTYDNECAICALNVEKRTHVGKRHSGQCREKTDELDCSKFPARKVKGGKDLVRCPRILRPVCGTDGFTYDNDCSICAHNVQHGTDVKKSHNGRCKEESTPVDCSTYLRGTKSGEAIGACPFILREICGTDGNTYSNDCALCAHNMEHRTNLGKRKNGPCEEDITRALCKDFKEVSPICTMEYMPHCGSDGKTYSNRCAFCNAYLESRTTLNIMSLAEC, encoded by the exons ATGAAGGTGACAGGACTTTTGGTGAGGGCAGCTCTcgccctttgctgctgcttgg gtacTGCCTTTGGAGGTCAG CTTGACTGCAGCCAGTATTCCAGCGGCATTACCAAGGATGGGAGGTCCTGGGTGGCTTGCCCAAGGAACTTGAAACCAGTGTGTGGCACCGATGGCAAGACGTACAGCAACGACTGTGGGATCTGCCTCTACAACGC GGAGCACAGCGCCAGCGTGGAGAAGGAACATGATGGAGAATGTGACCCAAAACCTGTCGTG GTTGATTGCAGTAATTACCGTAGAGCTGTAGTAGATGATCACGTCGTGGTCGCATGCCCAAGGATAATGAAACCAGTCTGTGGCTCAGATAGCTTCACTTATGACAATGACTGTGGGATCTGTGCCTACAATGC agaACATGACACCAACGTTACCAAAATACATGAAGGGCCCTGCAAGGAATCTGTTGCT GTTGACTGCACCAGGTACCGAACACAAACCACCAAAGATGGAAAGACGTTGGTATTCTGTCCGAGGGACCTGAACCCCGTTTGTGGCACAGATGGCACCACCTACGACAACGAGTGCGCGATCTGCGCCCTCAACGT GGAGAAAAGGACCCATGTTGGCAAAAGGCACAGTGGACAATGCAGAGAGAAGACTGATGAG CTTGACTGCAGTAAATTCCCAGCCAGGAAGGTGAAGGGTGGCAAAGACCTGGTGCGGTGCCCCAGGATCCTGCGCCCCGTGTGTGGCACAGACGGGTTCACTTATGACAACGACTGCAGCATCTGTGCCCACAACGT ACAACACGGGACTGATGTTAAGAAAAGCCACAATGGAAGGTGCAAGGAGGAAAGCACTCCT GTTGACTGCAGCACGTACCTGAGGGGGACCAAATCCGGAGAGGCCATCGGAGCCTGTCCCTTCATCCTGCGCGAGATCTGCGGGACAGACGGCAACACCTACAGCAACGACTGCGCCCTGTGTGCCCACAACAT ggAGCATCGGACCAACCTTGGCAAGAGAAAGAACGGACCCTGTGAAGAGGATATTACAAGG GCCCTTTGCAAGGACTTCAAAGAAGTCTCTCCTATCTGCACCATGGAATACATGCCCCACTGTGGCTCTGATGGCAAAACCTACAGCAACAGATGTGCTTTCTGCAATGCCTACCT GGAAAGCAGGACAACTCTCAACATCATGAGCTTGGCTGAATGCTAA
- the LOC119706573 gene encoding serine protease inhibitor Kazal-type 5-like isoform X2, which yields MKIEGASVVLALAFFCFFSDVASQASIKNECRKIWSLLRSGKFSCPSTREPFSSPNKKGDLNKCMMCQRLLERDSKTQGSGGEVDRNVNSLGKDECREFRDLFKRGKLSCTRENDPVRDASGKQHSNKCIMCAEKFKRENEQKLSKNRQGKDKDDCSEFRSQFEAGGRLSCTRENAPVRDASGRQHTNKCLMCAEKFKKEAQRGGGTLQRNKLPASERTKQKNCGGSRQGANERRPFSSGRGPQVQRGRNCNRAPGRKSQSRDSHEDPME from the exons ATGTTGCCAGTCAAGCTTCGATTAAG AACGAATGCAGGAAAATTTGGTCACTCCTGCGCAGCGGGAAGTTTTCCTGTCCCAGCACCAGGGAGCCCTTCAGCAGCCCAAATAAAAAAGGAGACCTCAACAAGTGCATGATGTGCCAAAGGCTGCT GGAAAGAGACTCAAAAACCCAAGGGAGTGGTGGAGAGGTGGACAGGAATGTGAACTCCTTGGGAAAG GATGAGTGCCGGGAGTTTCGGGATCTGTTCAAGAGAGGGAAACTCTCCTGCACCAGGGAGAACGACCCTGTCCGAGATGCctctgggaagcagcacagcaataAGTGCATCATGTGTGCAGAGAAGTT cAAAAGGGAGAATGAGCAGAAGTTATCTAAAAACAGACAAGGAAAAGATAAG GATGACTGCAGCGAGTTTCGCTCCCAGTTTGAAGCTGGCGGCCGCCTGTCCTGCACGAGGGAGAACGCCCCTGTCCGGGATGCCTCTGGCAGGCAGCACACCAACAAATGCCTCATGTGTGCTGAGAAGTT CAAAAAAGAAGCTCAAAGAGGGGGTGGAACTCTCCAGCGCAACAAACTGCCCGCTTCAGAGAGAACAAAGCAG AAGAACTGTGGTGGCTCACGGCAGGGTGCAAACGAGAGGCGTCCCTTCTCCTCGGGCAGAGG CCCACAAGTCCAGCGTGGCAGGAACTGCAACCGGGCACCGGGCCGCAAgtcacagagcagagacagcCACGAGGACCCCATG GAGTAA
- the LOC119706573 gene encoding serine protease inhibitor Kazal-type 5-like isoform X1, with protein sequence MKIEGASVVLALAFFCFFSDVASQASIKNECRKIWSLLRSGKFSCPSTREPFSSPNKKGDLNKCMMCQRLLERDSKTQGSGGEVDRNVNSLGKDECREFRDLFKRGKLSCTRENDPVRDASGKQHSNKCIMCAEKFKRENEQKLSKNRQGKDKDDCSEFRSQFEAGGRLSCTRENAPVRDASGRQHTNKCLMCAEKFKKEAQRGGGTLQRNKLPASERTKQKNCGGSRQGANERRPFSSGRGPQVQRGRNCNRAPGRKSQSRDSHEDPMLDCDRILHGVKGGRIFCSESSQPVCGTDGKTYKNECDLCSAAMRASNFITVNYRGECREPGPAVE encoded by the exons ATGTTGCCAGTCAAGCTTCGATTAAG AACGAATGCAGGAAAATTTGGTCACTCCTGCGCAGCGGGAAGTTTTCCTGTCCCAGCACCAGGGAGCCCTTCAGCAGCCCAAATAAAAAAGGAGACCTCAACAAGTGCATGATGTGCCAAAGGCTGCT GGAAAGAGACTCAAAAACCCAAGGGAGTGGTGGAGAGGTGGACAGGAATGTGAACTCCTTGGGAAAG GATGAGTGCCGGGAGTTTCGGGATCTGTTCAAGAGAGGGAAACTCTCCTGCACCAGGGAGAACGACCCTGTCCGAGATGCctctgggaagcagcacagcaataAGTGCATCATGTGTGCAGAGAAGTT cAAAAGGGAGAATGAGCAGAAGTTATCTAAAAACAGACAAGGAAAAGATAAG GATGACTGCAGCGAGTTTCGCTCCCAGTTTGAAGCTGGCGGCCGCCTGTCCTGCACGAGGGAGAACGCCCCTGTCCGGGATGCCTCTGGCAGGCAGCACACCAACAAATGCCTCATGTGTGCTGAGAAGTT CAAAAAAGAAGCTCAAAGAGGGGGTGGAACTCTCCAGCGCAACAAACTGCCCGCTTCAGAGAGAACAAAGCAG AAGAACTGTGGTGGCTCACGGCAGGGTGCAAACGAGAGGCGTCCCTTCTCCTCGGGCAGAGG CCCACAAGTCCAGCGTGGCAGGAACTGCAACCGGGCACCGGGCCGCAAgtcacagagcagagacagcCACGAGGACCCCATG ctgGACTGTGATCGAATTCTGCATGGGGTAAAGGGTGGAAGGATTTTCTGCAGCGAATCCTCACAACCAGTCTGTGGCACTGATGGGAAAACATACAAAAATGAATGTGACTTGTGTTCAGCTGCCAT GAGAGCTTCAAACTTCATCACGGTAAACTATCGAGGCGAGTGCCGAGAGCCTGGCCCTGCAGTG GAGTAA